A genomic region of candidate division KSB1 bacterium contains the following coding sequences:
- a CDS encoding amidohydrolase family protein: protein MNHMIEAGMPAMEAIKCATVNAADLLGKSDVLGTLKPGYYADIVAVEKNPLQNISALKEIAFVMKEGTIYKQDGTANPKAFGLK, encoded by the coding sequence ATGAATCATATGATAGAAGCAGGGATGCCGGCAATGGAAGCCATAAAATGTGCCACGGTTAACGCCGCTGATTTACTGGGAAAATCTGATGTTCTTGGCACCTTAAAACCAGGATATTATGCGGATATTGTGGCTGTAGAAAAGAATCCACTGCAAAATATCTCAGCTTTAAAAGAGATCGCCTTTGTGATGAAGGAAGGCACAATCTACAAACAAGACGGAACTGCAAATCCGAAGGCGTTCGGATTAAAATAA
- a CDS encoding TerB family tellurite resistance protein, giving the protein MDFLKRIFETKTEERSSQTNEVKEQDIRIATCALFLEMVNIDGEFSDAERESIMSILKEEYDLSEEHALELSETANKELQGSIDLWRFTNLINENYSEEEKIRVVELLWKLLYADGKVDEHEDYLVRKLASLLRLSHKKLIEAKLRALED; this is encoded by the coding sequence ATGGATTTCTTAAAAAGAATATTTGAAACCAAAACTGAAGAGCGATCAAGCCAAACAAACGAGGTAAAAGAACAGGATATTCGGATTGCAACCTGCGCTCTTTTTCTCGAAATGGTTAATATTGATGGTGAGTTTAGTGATGCTGAGCGGGAAAGTATTATGTCAATTTTGAAAGAAGAATATGACCTATCTGAAGAACATGCTTTAGAACTTTCCGAGACTGCCAACAAGGAATTGCAGGGCAGTATCGATTTATGGCGTTTTACCAATCTCATTAACGAGAATTATTCAGAAGAAGAAAAAATTCGGGTTGTGGAGTTATTATGGAAGTTGCTGTATGCGGATGGCAAGGTCGATGAGCATGAAGATTACCTGGTCCGCAAACTCGCTTCTTTACTTCGGCTCTCTCATAAAAAATTGATTGAAGCTAAGTTAAGAGCTTTAGAAGATTAG
- a CDS encoding serine hydrolase, with amino-acid sequence MKNKKSFLLLFIFMLFCITHVHTGNTFAQTDKKNRKKVQSIINDLDIQIPKLMQQANIPGLSIALIDHAEIVWAKGFGVKDNKTKEPVTENTVFEVGSLTKPAFAYAIMKMVENEQLDLDQPLSKYLPEKYIEDDRIDQITARKVLSHQTGFPNWRPRDRELKILFTPGERFSYSGEGYVYLQAVLDELTAEQVNETLEKLVLKPLGMKNSSFIWQDSFDSQSASGHDVAGISIKPRKGKMVNAAASLRTTAVDYAKFVIAILNEEGLQKFTFAEILTPQVQLDKNCVNCTNRPLGELSQMLGWGLGWGLQKTDDGHSFWHWGDNGTFKCYIVANMENKTGVVYLTNSQNGLAIRNEIVTKAIGGNQPAFDWVQYEQYDSPEMVFQQTVLNHGAKTGLKKYTDLKNEKEDPPVSEQSINNLGYTLLRLKRINDAVEIFKLNVYEYPESFNVYDSLGESYMVNGDTTLAIEYYEKSIEINPKNTNGMEMLKKLRGY; translated from the coding sequence ATGAAAAACAAAAAATCCTTTTTGTTACTATTCATTTTCATGCTGTTTTGCATTACACATGTTCATACTGGGAATACATTCGCCCAAACAGATAAAAAAAATCGAAAGAAAGTTCAGTCAATTATTAATGACTTGGATATCCAAATTCCAAAACTCATGCAGCAGGCCAATATCCCAGGACTTTCCATTGCACTCATCGATCATGCAGAAATAGTGTGGGCGAAAGGTTTTGGTGTAAAGGACAATAAGACCAAAGAACCTGTTACGGAAAATACCGTTTTCGAAGTAGGTTCACTAACTAAACCGGCTTTTGCTTACGCAATCATGAAAATGGTGGAAAATGAACAACTCGATTTAGACCAGCCATTGTCAAAATATCTACCTGAAAAATACATCGAAGATGACCGGATCGACCAGATCACCGCTCGAAAAGTATTGAGCCATCAAACCGGTTTTCCGAATTGGCGTCCTAGAGATAGAGAGTTAAAGATTCTTTTTACACCAGGAGAAAGATTTAGCTATTCAGGAGAGGGTTATGTTTATCTGCAAGCAGTGCTCGATGAGCTTACTGCCGAGCAAGTCAACGAAACCTTAGAAAAACTAGTCTTAAAACCACTGGGTATGAAAAATAGCAGTTTTATCTGGCAAGATAGTTTTGATAGCCAGAGCGCTTCCGGCCATGATGTGGCTGGCATATCCATAAAACCCCGAAAAGGAAAGATGGTTAATGCGGCAGCCAGTTTAAGAACTACAGCTGTGGATTATGCTAAATTTGTCATTGCAATTCTTAATGAAGAGGGCCTGCAGAAATTTACATTTGCAGAAATTCTAACTCCACAAGTTCAACTCGACAAAAATTGTGTGAATTGCACCAATCGTCCTCTAGGTGAGTTATCGCAAATGTTAGGCTGGGGATTGGGATGGGGTTTACAAAAAACAGATGATGGCCATTCTTTTTGGCACTGGGGTGACAATGGGACTTTTAAGTGCTACATCGTTGCAAATATGGAAAATAAAACGGGAGTTGTCTATTTGACCAACAGTCAGAATGGATTAGCCATCCGCAACGAAATCGTTACTAAGGCGATTGGCGGAAATCAACCGGCCTTCGATTGGGTTCAGTACGAACAGTATGATTCTCCGGAAATGGTGTTCCAACAAACTGTTTTGAATCATGGGGCAAAAACAGGACTGAAAAAATATACTGATTTGAAGAATGAAAAAGAAGACCCTCCGGTAAGTGAACAATCGATTAACAATCTTGGATATACTTTACTCAGATTGAAACGCATCAATGATGCTGTTGAAATTTTCAAGTTGAATGTATACGAATACCCGGAATCTTTTAATGTTTATGATAGCCTGGGAGAAAGTTATATGGTGAATGGCGATACAACACTTGCGATTGAATATTATGAAAAATCTATTGAAATAAACCCCAAAAATACAAATGGGATGGAAATGTTGAAAAAGTTGAGAGGATATTAA
- a CDS encoding SpoIIE family protein phosphatase produces MSYFDRNSRVFQILFALLVVFLLFIASINTHRYASSPTDENWFNNPASNLYVTKSFPADLVGLSTIAGEGELTSSQEDSIQVGDLILFINGRSQRNSLSVMKTLELVPADSTLRFDISRTRFNKDFDYVVNKSVVPDSFFIELPPTAYVFDVFPGGASEQAGMLVGDLIFSIDGQEFDDYYDADNILRRTRSGETVEYKVFRNNREIPLQVKIANFGIQFSMIVALLTGLIFLSLGAFLGIKRPNFFSARILGIVFVLIGYVLLVSYSRGIEEDHFVIIRDALRIIGLLLGVALWLHSFYYFPKQRSEDKPKFWEVGGPYLISGFVVLLVLTNALNEDMGIFVALISMVTYYLIIRVIQRKKISLEYKKLNRTIFWAVSILCVLVIIIRGIFINSGFISAIFILIPLAYLYTIGRYRIWELDLKVRRNIQYTILTIFWGTFVFGSLLFLLLVIANVNINLPNISFTGTSLQISDTPLPETRRNFFENILIIVVAIGLSALLLKIRNVGQKLIDEKYFRSHQSYQYISNALAEVMEHNLTMVDLAKGIVEKLSRLMHLRRAGILFFRNEISGCCHEVYGLQDKEWSEFCIEVEDKLITEIQRFRNEARFSVEFLPSNVRPIFEQLRFRHIIPIRSKDKLVGTLLIGDKLSEAPFDQEDLTLLNSIAKQAAIAVENAFLYEKLAGQERLKLELEIARRIQLASLPQTTPKLDELEIAGISIPATEVGGDYFDYLNGYPNRVTIIVGDVSGKGTSAALYLSKIQGIMRSLQSFDLTPRELFIRANVLLYKDLEKQSFITAIGASFDASNKQLVVARAGHLPLYHYQSNSRKIVLVIPKGLGLGLDTVEKFSSELEETTIHYNKGDVFLLITDGITEARGEGGEEYGEESLVNILKSGNSHSANQIRDEIMASVKKFTGDSHQHDDQTVVVVKAL; encoded by the coding sequence ATGTCTTATTTTGATCGAAATTCACGAGTCTTTCAGATATTATTTGCTTTACTTGTAGTTTTTCTGCTTTTTATTGCATCGATAAATACCCATCGCTATGCCAGCTCACCAACTGATGAAAATTGGTTTAACAATCCGGCATCAAATTTGTATGTAACCAAAAGTTTTCCCGCCGATTTAGTAGGGCTATCAACAATTGCAGGAGAGGGTGAACTAACCAGCAGCCAGGAAGATTCTATTCAAGTAGGCGATTTAATTCTTTTCATCAACGGCAGGAGTCAGCGTAATAGTTTGTCGGTTATGAAAACTCTTGAACTGGTTCCGGCAGATTCCACTTTGCGTTTCGATATCTCTCGCACAAGATTTAATAAGGATTTCGACTATGTTGTCAACAAATCAGTAGTACCTGATAGTTTTTTTATAGAATTACCACCGACAGCATATGTTTTTGATGTATTTCCAGGTGGCGCATCTGAACAAGCGGGCATGCTGGTGGGGGATCTTATTTTCAGTATAGATGGCCAGGAATTCGATGATTACTATGATGCAGATAACATTTTACGTCGCACCAGAAGTGGGGAGACTGTAGAGTACAAAGTTTTCCGCAATAACCGTGAAATACCTCTTCAAGTGAAAATTGCCAATTTTGGTATTCAATTTTCCATGATAGTTGCTTTATTAACCGGGCTTATATTTTTAAGCCTGGGAGCCTTTTTAGGAATCAAACGGCCAAATTTCTTTTCAGCTCGAATCCTTGGTATTGTTTTTGTATTAATTGGGTATGTGTTGCTTGTTTCGTATTCTCGTGGAATTGAAGAAGATCATTTTGTGATCATCAGGGATGCATTGAGAATAATCGGATTGTTATTGGGGGTTGCCTTATGGCTGCACAGTTTTTACTATTTCCCAAAACAACGATCGGAAGATAAACCAAAATTCTGGGAAGTGGGTGGTCCTTATTTAATATCCGGTTTCGTAGTCTTACTTGTTCTGACAAATGCTTTGAATGAAGATATGGGTATATTCGTAGCATTAATATCAATGGTCACATATTATTTGATCATTAGGGTCATCCAACGCAAAAAGATCTCTCTTGAATATAAAAAACTTAATCGCACGATATTCTGGGCTGTTTCAATTTTATGTGTTCTAGTTATTATTATTCGGGGAATATTTATTAACAGCGGTTTTATATCGGCTATTTTTATTTTAATTCCTCTGGCATATTTGTACACAATTGGCCGTTACCGGATATGGGAATTGGATTTAAAGGTTCGCCGTAATATTCAATACACGATTCTTACCATATTCTGGGGAACTTTTGTTTTTGGATCTTTGTTGTTTTTATTACTTGTAATCGCAAACGTAAATATAAACCTGCCAAATATTTCCTTTACAGGAACATCTCTGCAAATCTCTGATACCCCGTTACCGGAAACGCGCCGTAATTTTTTTGAGAATATTTTAATCATCGTGGTTGCGATCGGTTTATCTGCATTGTTATTAAAGATTCGAAATGTTGGTCAGAAATTGATCGATGAAAAATATTTTCGCAGTCATCAGAGCTATCAATATATTTCTAATGCCTTGGCCGAGGTTATGGAGCACAACTTGACCATGGTTGACCTGGCTAAAGGAATTGTGGAAAAACTTTCAAGATTGATGCACTTGCGGCGAGCCGGGATCTTGTTTTTTCGAAACGAAATTTCTGGCTGTTGTCATGAAGTTTATGGTTTGCAAGATAAAGAATGGAGTGAGTTTTGTATCGAAGTTGAAGACAAACTTATAACCGAAATCCAGAGATTCCGTAATGAAGCGCGATTTAGTGTGGAATTCTTACCTTCAAATGTTCGCCCCATTTTCGAACAATTGAGATTTCGTCATATAATACCGATCCGGTCAAAGGATAAACTGGTTGGGACATTGCTCATTGGCGACAAACTATCGGAAGCGCCATTTGATCAGGAAGATTTGACTTTACTGAATTCAATCGCTAAACAGGCAGCGATTGCGGTGGAAAATGCATTTCTCTATGAAAAACTTGCAGGACAAGAGCGACTCAAGCTGGAATTAGAAATTGCCCGGCGCATTCAGTTGGCATCGCTGCCACAGACAACACCAAAACTTGATGAATTGGAGATAGCCGGCATCTCGATCCCGGCAACAGAAGTTGGCGGCGATTATTTTGATTATTTAAATGGCTATCCAAATCGAGTAACAATCATTGTAGGAGATGTAAGCGGGAAGGGCACTTCGGCGGCTCTGTATTTATCGAAAATCCAGGGTATCATGCGTTCGCTGCAAAGTTTTGATTTGACTCCTCGTGAACTTTTTATTCGTGCGAATGTTCTGTTATATAAAGATCTTGAAAAACAATCGTTTATCACAGCGATTGGCGCCTCATTTGATGCCAGCAACAAACAGTTGGTCGTTGCCCGCGCAGGCCACTTGCCATTGTACCATTATCAATCTAACAGCCGTAAAATCGTACTTGTTATTCCAAAAGGATTAGGGCTTGGATTGGATACGGTGGAGAAATTTTCTTCTGAGCTGGAAGAAACCACGATTCATTACAATAAGGGGGATGTCTTTCTTCTTATTACTGATGGAATCACAGAAGCCCGTGGAGAGGGAGGAGAAGAATATGGAGAAGAATCCTTAGTAAATATTCTTAAATCAGGAAACTCACATTCTGCAAATCAAATTCGTGATGAGATTATGGCATCTGTTAAAAAATTTACCGGGGATTCACACCAGCATGATGATCAGACGGTGGTGGTTGTTAAGGCTCTGTAA